The following is a genomic window from Litorilinea aerophila.
CTGGCCTGGGCGATGGGCTCCACCGCCACGGGCCAGATGTCCAGCTCCAGGCGGCCGGCTTCGATCTTGGCCACGTCCAGGATGTCGTTGATCAGGGAGAGAAGGTGGCGGCCGCTCTCTTCGATGTTGAGCACAGAGCGAAGCTGTTTGTCGCTGATGGGCCCGTACACCCCTTTTTTGAGGGCCTGGGCCAGAAAGAGGATGGCGTTCAGGGGGGTGCGGAGCTCATGGCTCATGCTGGCCAGAAAGTCATCCTTGGCCCTGGAGGCCCGGGCCAGTTCCGCATTGGCGGCGCTCAGTTCGGCCGTTCGTTCGGCCACCCGCTGGGCCAGGGAGGCCCGTTCTGCGGCCAGTGCAGCTTCTGCTTCCCGGCGCAACTGTTCATTACGGTGGGCCACCACCAGCTGTCCGCAGGTGGAGAGGACCGGCTGCAGAAACTTGACCCACGGTTCGCCGTAGCCGCCGGGACGATTGGCGATGCCCACCACGCCCACGGCCCGTTCTCCCTGGTAAAAGATGAGGCCCAGGTAGCTGTCCGGCAGCCAACCCTGGATCTTCTCATCCCCGATCTGGCCAGGGCGCTGGCTCCAGCTCAGCGGTTCCCGGTTGCGCAGGGTGAGCCGATAGAGCTTCTCCATGACCCGGGCCAGGTCATTGTGCCGCCCCCCGCGGGCCAGGTGAACCCGGATGGGTCTGGGGGGGCCTGTCTGGCCTTCCACAGCCGGCACTTCCCAGATGAAGCCCTCTTCGCTGGCGCTGAGATCCAGCAGGCCATCCAGCAGATTGGCGAAGATGCGGTCGGCATCCATGCCCGAGACGAATTGGAGCTGGGCGTTGCTGAGGAGGGTGAGGAGCGCGTTATTCATGCGCAACTCCGCCTCTGCACGCCGTCGTTCCGCCATCTCGTTGTAGAGAAGGGAGTAGTAGTGGGTTTTGGTCGCAGCGACCAGGGCGGCAGCCGACTCAGATGATGCTGACACAGAGGGGCCCCTCGTGGATTGGGATTCAGGTACAGACGATTCGAGGTTCATTTGTATAAAAAAGCCGGCCAAGCATGCCGGAGTGATAAATTCTCAGTCCGTGCAGAATAAGAATATACGAAAACCAATTCCTAGCATAACCCGACACCCCTAACGGCGTATCGTCCAGATGTGTCGTTATCATTTACGACAAAAGTATGAGATGGACTAATGAATTTGATGGGTTGACGACGAGGCCGGGCTCCGTTCAGAGGGATCCCTGCTGGAGCCACGGAAGTGCCACAAGGATAGATCAAACCAGGCAGAAATGCAACTCACCTGGCTGGAGGGCTGGAGGGGGTATGGCTCAAGAGCGTCGGCGCAGGATGTAGGGACAGGGGCCCGGGGCGGGAGCTCTCCTGGGCGCCGCCCTGCCCGTGATTCCTCCGTGATTCCGACGATTGTGATGTGAACTATACCTGGCTGTAGGCTGGAGGCCAGAGGAACTGCAGGAAGTTTATTGGAGCGCCGTGGCCTCTTGACCCACGGCGTTGACGATCAGTGCCGTACCGTACTGGCGAATCACCCGGCCAAAGCTTTCCACGACCCGGGGATCGAACTGGGTCCCTGCCTGCTTCTCGACCTCAGCCAGGATCTCCTCCGCAGCCAGCCCCCGCCGGTAGGCCCGGTCCGAGGCCATGGCCTCCACCGCATCGGCCAGACCGATGATGCGGGATTCCACCGGGATCTCCTCCCCAGCCAGGCCGTCCGGGTAGCCCAGGCCATCATAGCGTTCATGGTGATGCCGGATCAGGGGGGCCAGACCTCGCAAGTGCTGGAACTTGGATAACATCTCCGCGCCGATGATGGGATGGTGCTTGATGACCTCGTACTCTTCCGGCGTCAATCGCTCGGGCTTCATCAGGATGGCCTCGGGAATGGCGATCTTGCCGATGTCGTGAAAGAGGGCGGCCCGCCGGGTCCGCTCCACCTGCTCCGGGGGCAGACCCATAGCCTGGGCTGTCAATGCTGCATAGGCGGCCACTTGCCGGGCATGGGCCAGCATATTGGGGTGCAGCAGATATTCGGCCAGGGTCTCGTCATCCAGCTCTTCCAGGCGAGTGCCAAAGAGGAGCGCGCGCCGGGGCGGCGAGGACGCCTCCTGACGCGCCGGCTGACCCAGGCCCGGAGCCTGACTCATCTGGCTGGCCTCAGGCTGGGGATGCCAGGGCAGGCTCAGGATCAGGCATTCCCGTCCATCCTCTCGGCGCACCTGGATCTGCCCGCCGTGGAGTTCTGCCAGGCGTCGGGCAATGGCCAGCCCCAGCCCCCGGCTGATTTTTTCAGCCTCCGGGTCTTCGGCCCGGCCGATTCCCCCCGTTTCTTCCTCCTGGCGGGACGAGGAGACGGCATGGACGGCGATGCCCTCGTCGGCGTCCAGACCGTTCTCGCCTTTGGCCGTATGCCAGATGGTAAAGAGGATCTGCTCGTTTGCCTCGTGGACCGTCACCTCCAGGCCCAGCTGGCCATCGGCAGGCGTGGCGCGGGCGGCGGCGGTGAGGAGGTGTACCAGGATCTGGGTCAGCCGCTTTTCGTCGCCGACCAGGGTTCCGACCCGGGGATCCATCTGCAGCGCCAGGTGGAGGTTTCGCGCCTGGACGGCTGGACGGATGGCGTGGGTGCTGGCCGCGCAGAGGTGGGCCACATCCACGGAGTGCCGCTCCAGGGACAGGCGATGGGCGCCCAGCCGGGCCACGTCCAGAATGTCGTCGATGAGTTGGAGGAGGTGTTCGCTGCTCTGGCGGATGTTGCTCAGGGCACGCTTCTGGGCGTCGGTCAGCGGGCCATAGGCCCCCCGCTGGATCATCTGGCAGGTGAGGAGGATGGCGTTGAGGGGGGTACGCAGGTCGTGGCTGATGCCGGCCAGGAAGTCGTCTTTGGCGCGCAGGGTGTGGAGGAGGGTGGTGTGGGCGCGGCTCAGCTCGGCGGTCTGTTCGGCCACCTGCCTGGCCAGCAGGGCTCGTTCGGCCAGGAGGGCGCGCTCACTTTCCCGACGCCGTTGTTCCTTCTCTTCGGCCAGCAAGATCTGCGCCAGGGTAGCCAGGGCCGGTTGCAAGAGGGAACTCCATAAGGGATCGTAGCCCTGGGAGCGGCCGGCCAGCCCCAGGATGGCTATCACCTGATCCCCGCGAACAATTGGGAGCAGCAACAGGCACAGGGGCGCGGGCAAATGGGGCTGTGCCTCGCCCTCCTGCTGGGATGCCGTCGACGGGTGCTCCTCGATGGGGAGGGTAAGGATCTGGGGCCACGACCGTTGCGAAAACGTCGCTGCCAGTTCCCCCAGATCCAGCTGGTGTAGCCCGGCGGGGGCAGGCTGCGGCCGCACCGCCCGGACGCGCGGGCGTGTCGTCACGGATGCAGGGACAGGCTGCAACACGGCTAAAAATCCCCAACGGCTCTGGGTGACCTCGACCAGTCGGTGGATCAGGTCGTCCAGGACAACGCCCGCGGGTTGCCCTTCCAGATAGTCCCGTTGGCTGGCGTTGAGGGCCTGGAGCAGCGCATTCTGTTGTTGCAATGCCTGTTGGCGCTGGCTCCACCCGGGATCGCTCTGGTGGAACAGGGCGAAGTAGCTGCACCGCTGCGCAAGCAGGCGAATAGCCCGGGCGAGCGGTCCTTCCGGCGTTATGAGGTCTGTGGGAATCACAAACGGTATGGGCAGACTGGTGAGTGTGTCCACCTCGTAGGCATCCATTGACGCATCCTCTACTGTTTCCAACAGTATACCATCATTATTCTGATGGACAATCCGTCAAAAACCTGTCAGATGGTATCCCGGGCAATGCACAGAACGTCATGGACCTCCAGAAGAAATCCGGAAAGCGAGGTGAGCACGGCAAGAAGAAGCGGGGAAGAGGCAACAGGGCGAAAAGCAGGCGATTGCAATCCCCTGTACTTCACGGTAAGATTTACGGTAGGATTAAGGCATGCCTTTTGCAGGCTCCTTCCTGTGCGAGTGCAGTCTGGTGCTCCTACTGTCTGGTGTCAATACCACGGCAGAAATTCGGCGGCCCTGCCTCTGGTGGAAACCATCGACGAATCTCTGCCGGGATTTCACTACTACCCAGGAGGTGAACGATGGCCGTACGGAAAGTACTCGTGCCGCTGGAGATTTCCGAAATCAGCGACGAAATTCTACCGGTGGTGACCAACCTCTTTGAGCCGGGCAGCATCCAGTTGACGCTGCTGGCTGTAGCCCAGCCGGCTGAATCCGCCATCACGACCGACCCCTATGCCACGGCGGCGCTCCCTCCCTCCGTTTACACCACCATGGTCAACACCGCCGAATGGGAAAGGTACCGGGCCGGCCTGCGGGAACAGCTTCAGCAGAAAGCAGAGCGCCTCCGGGAAGCAGGGTACCAGGTTTCCATCGAGCTGCTGACCGGTGATACGGTGCGGGAAATTGTCAACTATGCCGAACAGGGGGATTTCGACCTTCTGGCCATGGCCACCTACGGACGCAAGGGGCTGAGTCGGCTGGTGTTCGGGAGTGTGGCCGAGGCGGTGCTCCGTTCGGTGACTGTGCCCATGCTCCTGGTACGCCATCAGCCCAAGGTGAGCGAGACGCCCGTGGCCGAAAAGCTACAGCCCGCCCAACCGAAAGCATCGACCTTTACCATCGTGGCCGTGACCGATGGCACGGAACACACCCAGCGGGCTGTGGTGCTGGCTGGCCACCTGGCAGAGGCCATGCAGGCCCAACTGAAGGTGCTGGTCTCCGTCCGGGGGCGCGCCGGCTCCGCCCACGCGCAGAAGGTCATGGGGGAAGTCCATCAACTGCTCCAGGGGCTGAAGATCCGCCCAGAGCTGGTCCCGCTGGTCGGGCCCACAGACGAAGTGGTGGGGCGCTACCTGGATGAACATGCGGCGGACATGCTGGTGCTGGCTGCTTTCAAGGATCGGGGGGCGGGAGGAACGGCAGATATCGGCGTCACGGCCCAGCGCCTGGTCCAATATGCCAGCATGCCGGTCATCGTGGTCAAGGGGCCCCAGCCCCAGATCCGGCGGGTCCTGGCCTGCATCAACCTGGATGATGCGCCGGTGTTGGACAGCGCCATCCAGGTCAGCAAGGCCCTCAAGGCCGACCTGCAGCTGCTCCACGTCCTGCCGCCGACCGATCGCCGGCAGGCGGAGCCGGCCCCGCGTTCCCTGGACATTGCCCTGGCCCAGGATGAACCCCGCAGCCTCTTCCTCCAGGATGCCATCTCCCTGCTGGAACGGGAAGGATACTCTCGGGATGCCCTCCAGGTGTGGCAGGGAGATCCGCTGAAAACCATCCTCCATGTGGCGCAGAAGGGACAGGTGGATCTGGTGGTGGTGGGCAACCAATCCTTTGGCGGCTTCTTCCCCGCCAGCGTGGCCAACTCGGTGGTGCGTTTTGCCCCCAAGTCGGTGATGGTGGTGCGGATTCGTCCCAGCTAGTCGGGGATGCCGTGGGGCTCAAGGGTGGTTCGCGCTCGAGTTGGGGAATTCGACGATGAAGGTCGTGCCGGCTCCTGGTTGGCTCTCTGCCCAGACTTTGCCGCCGTTTCGGGTCACCAGGGTCTTGACGATGGACAGGCCGAGCCCTGCACCACTGCCTGCGCCCCAATAGCCATCTCGTCGGCTGCGGGCCTTGTCCACCCGATAAAAGCGGTCGAAGATGTGCGGCAGGTTTTCACGATCGATGCCGGGCCCGGTATCCTGCACTTCGATCCGGCAATAGGCGCCGCGGGTCCAGGCCCGTAGCCGGATCTGACCGCCGGCCGGCGTGTATTTGATGGCATTGTCCACCAGGTTGATCAGGATGGTCTCTAGATGCTCAGGCCATACCTGCATCTCAAGTTTGGGTGGGATGGCCAGGTCAAGATGCAGGTCGGCTTGTGCGGCGCGTCCCTGCATCGTCTCGCCCACGCTGTGCAGGAGTGGTGCCACGTCGATCACCTCGGGGGCCGCGTCGGTCTCCGTGCCGGCCTCCAGACGGGAGAGATCCAGCAGCGTGTTGGCCAGCCGTGCAAGTCGGTCAACTTCCCGGTCAATCTCCAGCAGGTAGCGATCGGCCACGGCGGGGTCGTCTTTGGCACCCCCCAGCAGCGCTTCCGATCGCAGCTTGATGTTGGTGAGCGGGGTACGCAATTCGTGGCTGGCGTTGGCGATGAAGGCTTTCTGCTGTTCCATCATTTCCCGCAACTCCCGGACCATGGTGTTGAACGCCTTCGCCACCGCGCCCAATTCGTCATCGGTCTCCACCGGGGCCTGGCGGGTCAAATCGCCCTGGGCGACGGCCAGGGCTGCTTCTTCGATGGCCTGGAGAGGGTGCACCAGGCGGCGGCCGAGCCAGAAGCCGATGCCGGTCATGGCGGCCAGAGCCAGCAGGCCGGTGAGGACGAGGGAGAGGAGCAACGCCCGGATTCGGTCTGTGACCTGGCTCATGGGGCGGGACAGGCGTACGATGCCCAGGATTTCGCTCCCCAGCTGGATTGGCGCAGCCACATACAGGGTGGGTTCGCCAGTGACAGGATTCGGGCGAATCGCGTGTTGCTCTCGTCCGTTCAGCGCTGCCTGAATCTCCACATGGCTGGAGGGGTCGGCGGCGTCGATGACATCCGCGGCATCGGCCTGACTGTCGGCGATGAGATTGCCATGGTGATCCAGGATGGTGACCCGGGCGCCCGTGTCCATGGCGTAGTTGGCCGCGACGGATTGCAAGCGTGCAACGATGGGCGCTAGGCCACCTTCACCATTCCCCCTGTTTCTGCCCTCCTCCACAGCCTCCTTCATGATTTCACCCTCATTGTGGTGCCGGCGGCTATATTCTCGAAACTCCTCTGCATAGCCGCTCAGGGGATCTTCGAAGGCGTTTGCGGCCAGAAACGCTTCCAGCTCCAGGTGATTTTCCACCTCCTGGAATTGGGCCGCGTAGACCACCTGGCCGACCCGTGCCATGAGCAGGGCCAGTATCAGGAAGAACACCAGGCTGTAGGTGCCAATAATGCGGTACTGAAGACTTCGTTC
Proteins encoded in this region:
- a CDS encoding ATP-binding response regulator: MSASSESAAALVAATKTHYYSLLYNEMAERRRAEAELRMNNALLTLLSNAQLQFVSGMDADRIFANLLDGLLDLSASEEGFIWEVPAVEGQTGPPRPIRVHLARGGRHNDLARVMEKLYRLTLRNREPLSWSQRPGQIGDEKIQGWLPDSYLGLIFYQGERAVGVVGIANRPGGYGEPWVKFLQPVLSTCGQLVVAHRNEQLRREAEAALAAERASLAQRVAERTAELSAANAELARASRAKDDFLASMSHELRTPLNAILFLAQALKKGVYGPISDKQLRSVLNIEESGRHLLSLINDILDVAKIEAGRLELDIWPVAVEPIAQASLRLIKEMAEKKQIAVSLQLDPAVSTVRADDKRLTQILVNLLSNAVKFTDPGGSVGLEVKGDPANQRVHFTVWDTGIGIAEEDLPKLFKPFTQLDSGYTRQYSGTGLGLSLVYRMTQMHGGEISVESQVGQGSRFTVSLPWEPEPAEGTVAGTIQLREGIQAASAGVEQTEEAQGNGTSSELPQNRPSRILLAEDNDLNAEALSDYLHLEGFQVLLAKNGQEAIDRARSEGPDLILMDIQMPVMDGLEAIRRIRADKSLDDMPIIALTALAMAGDAERCLQAGADDYISKPIDVDTLLAMIGVQLERRQNARQK
- a CDS encoding HD domain-containing phosphohydrolase, encoding MDAYEVDTLTSLPIPFVIPTDLITPEGPLARAIRLLAQRCSYFALFHQSDPGWSQRQQALQQQNALLQALNASQRDYLEGQPAGVVLDDLIHRLVEVTQSRWGFLAVLQPVPASVTTRPRVRAVRPQPAPAGLHQLDLGELAATFSQRSWPQILTLPIEEHPSTASQQEGEAQPHLPAPLCLLLLPIVRGDQVIAILGLAGRSQGYDPLWSSLLQPALATLAQILLAEEKEQRRRESERALLAERALLARQVAEQTAELSRAHTTLLHTLRAKDDFLAGISHDLRTPLNAILLTCQMIQRGAYGPLTDAQKRALSNIRQSSEHLLQLIDDILDVARLGAHRLSLERHSVDVAHLCAASTHAIRPAVQARNLHLALQMDPRVGTLVGDEKRLTQILVHLLTAAARATPADGQLGLEVTVHEANEQILFTIWHTAKGENGLDADEGIAVHAVSSSRQEEETGGIGRAEDPEAEKISRGLGLAIARRLAELHGGQIQVRREDGRECLILSLPWHPQPEASQMSQAPGLGQPARQEASSPPRRALLFGTRLEELDDETLAEYLLHPNMLAHARQVAAYAALTAQAMGLPPEQVERTRRAALFHDIGKIAIPEAILMKPERLTPEEYEVIKHHPIIGAEMLSKFQHLRGLAPLIRHHHERYDGLGYPDGLAGEEIPVESRIIGLADAVEAMASDRAYRRGLAAEEILAEVEKQAGTQFDPRVVESFGRVIRQYGTALIVNAVGQEATALQ
- a CDS encoding universal stress protein produces the protein MAVRKVLVPLEISEISDEILPVVTNLFEPGSIQLTLLAVAQPAESAITTDPYATAALPPSVYTTMVNTAEWERYRAGLREQLQQKAERLREAGYQVSIELLTGDTVREIVNYAEQGDFDLLAMATYGRKGLSRLVFGSVAEAVLRSVTVPMLLVRHQPKVSETPVAEKLQPAQPKASTFTIVAVTDGTEHTQRAVVLAGHLAEAMQAQLKVLVSVRGRAGSAHAQKVMGEVHQLLQGLKIRPELVPLVGPTDEVVGRYLDEHAADMLVLAAFKDRGAGGTADIGVTAQRLVQYASMPVIVVKGPQPQIRRVLACINLDDAPVLDSAIQVSKALKADLQLLHVLPPTDRRQAEPAPRSLDIALAQDEPRSLFLQDAISLLEREGYSRDALQVWQGDPLKTILHVAQKGQVDLVVVGNQSFGGFFPASVANSVVRFAPKSVMVVRIRPS
- a CDS encoding sensor histidine kinase, with translation MAAHEPHAPQARWPWERSLQYRIIGTYSLVFFLILALLMARVGQVVYAAQFQEVENHLELEAFLAANAFEDPLSGYAEEFREYSRRHHNEGEIMKEAVEEGRNRGNGEGGLAPIVARLQSVAANYAMDTGARVTILDHHGNLIADSQADAADVIDAADPSSHVEIQAALNGREQHAIRPNPVTGEPTLYVAAPIQLGSEILGIVRLSRPMSQVTDRIRALLLSLVLTGLLALAAMTGIGFWLGRRLVHPLQAIEEAALAVAQGDLTRQAPVETDDELGAVAKAFNTMVRELREMMEQQKAFIANASHELRTPLTNIKLRSEALLGGAKDDPAVADRYLLEIDREVDRLARLANTLLDLSRLEAGTETDAAPEVIDVAPLLHSVGETMQGRAAQADLHLDLAIPPKLEMQVWPEHLETILINLVDNAIKYTPAGGQIRLRAWTRGAYCRIEVQDTGPGIDRENLPHIFDRFYRVDKARSRRDGYWGAGSGAGLGLSIVKTLVTRNGGKVWAESQPGAGTTFIVEFPNSSANHP